In a genomic window of Hippoglossus stenolepis isolate QCI-W04-F060 chromosome 17, HSTE1.2, whole genome shotgun sequence:
- the anln gene encoding anillin isoform X2 produces the protein MDPFTEKLLERTRARRENLQKKMADRPNAANRPMVKRPREPLADSNSVISEPATDKAPQPSSKPSPSKRLCSGENVQPAAGEENQEPLMMRPVAQILSDPPTDKKPPVVPGCRQSSSLERTATQPDVQSQLGQLKTVQPEPEKMAVTTAPQNQSCKKTEMVAASPVPQRSKDNLVEDSGPCVPGMKSRLQMLAEQRKFWDGNSTADALPDCTPLSLPKRPAEVPPAAVPSASTGNPVGRRGRLANLAATIGSWEDDLSHANIPKENTEEKPGKAVPKLAVRDATVAASPKPSANQGYSAASSKSTSSYNQAVYSPVKSSRVFPPSPQKADIPAARPALQSVTSPQKSSNQGMTSISSPQKSYNHGAAFPSSPQKAGPSSTASVPPSPLKNQVPSKGLNLTASPQKQELRAKPAIVGPSATQEKTTAGGPVVKSFLERFGEKCQERNNQSSPAGGTIQAKTPTVTPSVTPNTRLAQDRLKASQAANTTTADLTQRQKMERESELAKIRSRFQNGNMWKNKDEATETKKITDIKEQLITPVESEVAPCEPQVESTPSISTEKPGAPTTRTPAAGPVLAVSPPAMTSSPLRIVHTEEKATDETAEKEDMVTEREMNVDQSINSAVINELFDGILEQSEEEEEEDALNISSMSLLTPLAETVAAVVRSPEKRMMTSTPASSFIVKSPESDSKPSKFQRTNIIRTGSSDSVEASDEDHKLPYSISAYRSTRVKETERPHVKQVIVRKEDVSHRAEEPRGSALFSIKQKMKILTSEMNLQQSVIHQASQALNCCTDEEHGKGSQVEAEAERLVLVAMERRGALMAELDRLKGGAAGQKKTPAAPESTSTSASRGSITLQELRLPLKADFVCSIANKPESTKHSFFIMIRAGAENNVATPLASTHRGLSGDTLTFPTKFTISDVSSDFVIDIQVYCLVQKRDVCSDKKKKPSKSKAITPKRLLGITKSVQTPVVASPGGPNAVRTSNFVLVGSHKLTLSSIGKNKFPLEKIKYERCERELLSDMFHTKVPFLCPLEGHIYLKMQCEVGSKVEERGFLTMFEDVSGFGAWHRRWCVLSGYYISYWTYPDDEKCKNPIGRINLANCTSKRVEPVNREFCARPNTFELITVRPQREEDKETLVSQCKNTMCVTTNWLSADTKDERNLWMKKLNQIVVDLRMWQPDACYRPL, from the exons ATGGATCCTTTTACTGAG AAACTTTTGGAGCGGACTCGGGCTCGCAgagaaaacctgcagaaaaaaatgGCAGATAGACCAAATGCAGCAAACAGACCGATGGTAAAAAGGCCCAGAGAGCCATTGGCCGACTCCAACAGTGTGATCAGTGAGCCAGCCACTGATAAAG CTCCACAGCCATCCAGCAAGCCCTCTCCCTCCAAGCGCCTGTGTTCAGGGGAAAATGTCCAGCCTGCAGCTGGTGAGGAGAACCAAGAGCCGCTGATGATGCGACCTGTGGCCCAGATACTGTCAGATCCTCCCACAGACAAGAAACCTCCAGTTGTGCCAGGCTGCAGACAATCCTCCTCCCTGGAGAGGACTGCTACCCAACCTGATGTTCAGTCTCAGCTAGGGCAGCTGAAAACTGTACAGCCAGAGCCAGAGAAGATGGCCGTCACCACTGCCCCACAAAATCAGAGCTGCAAAAAAACAGAGATGGTAGCTGCTAGTCCGGTCCCCCAGAGGTCCAAGGACAACCTGGTGGAAGATTCAGGTCCATGCGTTCCTGGCATGAAGTCACGTCTACAGATGCTAGCTGAGCAAAGAAAGTTTTGGGATGGCAATA GCACTGCTGATGCACTTCCAGACTGTACTCCTCTGTCCCTGCCGAAGAGACCAGCCGAGGTCCCACCAGCTGCCGTCCCATCCGCGTCCACAGGAAATCCAGTAGGGAGGAGAGGCAGATTGGCCAATCTCGCTGCCACCATTGGATCCTGGGAAGACGACCTAAGCCATGCTAATATCCCCAAAGAGAATACAGAAGAAAAGCCAGGCAAAGCTGTTCCCAAGTTAGCTGTCAGAGATGCCACAGTGGCTGCAAGCCCAAAACCAAGTGCCAACCAAGGCTATTCAGCTGCAAGCAGCAAGTCTACATCCAGCTATAATCAG GCTGTGTATTCTCCTGTCAAGTCAAGCCGAGTTTTTCCACCAAGCCCTCAGAAAGCTGACATCCCTGCTGCCAGACCAGCACTCCAGTCAGTGACTAGTCCTCAAAAGAGTTCCAACCAGGGTATGACCTCCATCTCTAGTCCTCAGAAGAGCTACAACCACGGGGCGGCCTTCCCGTCCAGTCCCCAGAAGGCCGGCCCCTCCTCCACAGCATCTGTGCCTCCAAGCCCTCTGAAGAATCAGGTCCCTTCCAAGGGCCTCAACCTCACTGCCAGCCCCCAAAAGCAAGAGCTCCGTGCCAAGCCTGCCATAGTTGGCCCCTCTGCTACCCAGGAAAAGACCACTGCTGGAGGTCCTG TTGTAAAATCTTTCCTGGAGCGCTTTGGAGAGAAGTGCCAGGAGCGTAACAACCAGAGTTCTCCAGCAGGTGGCACTATCCAGGCCAAGACTCCCACTGTAACTCCTTCAGTCACACCAAACACCAGACTGGCACAGGATAGACTCAAAGCTTCCCAGGCTGCAAACACAACCACTGCTGATCTTACCCAGAGACAGAAAATG GAGCGTGAATCTGAGCTGGCTAAGATTCGCAGTCGCTTTCAGAATGGGAACATGTGGAAGAACAAAGATGAAGCAACAGAAACCAAGAAAATCACAGATATTAAG GAACAGCTTATCACACCAGTGGAGAGTGAAGTTGCCCCATGTGAGCCACAGGTTGAATCCACACCATCCATCTCTACTGAGAAACCAGGTGCACCTACCACACGCACTCCTGCAG CAGGTCCTGTGTTGGCGGTCTCGCCTCCAGCAATGACATCCAGCCCTCTGAGGATTGTTCATACTGAAGAGAAAGCAACTGATGAAACAGCGGAAAAAGAGGATATGGTcacggagagagagatgaacGTGGACCAGTCCATCAACTCTGCAGTTATCAACGAGCTGTTTGATGGAATTCTGgagcagagtgaggaggaggaggaggaagacgctTTGAATATCTCCTCCATGTCCCTCCTCACCCCACTGGCCGAGACTGTGGCTGCCGTGGTGAGGAGTCCAGAGAAGAGAATGATG ACGTCAACTCCAGCCAGTTCATTCATTGTGAAGTCTCCAGAGAGTGACTCCAAACCTAGCAAGTTTCAGAGGACTAATATAATACGGACTGGCTCCTCAGACAGTGTGGAGGCCTCAGATGAAGACCACAAACTACCATATAG CATTAGTGCATACAGGTCCACCAGAGTAAAGGAGACGGAGAGACCACATGTGAAGCAGGTCATTGTGAGAAAAGAGGATGTTTCTCACAGAGCAGAAGAGCCCAGAGGATCTGCTCTCTTCAGtatcaaacagaaaatgaag ATTTTGACGAGTGAGATGAACCTGCAGCAGTCAGTTATTCATCAGGCCAGTCAAGCACTCAACTGCTGCACAGATGAGGAGCACGGAAAAGGATCCCAGGTGGAGGCTGAGGCAGAGAGGCTGGTGCTGGTGGCAA TGGAGAGGAGGGGTGCGCTGATGGCAGAGCTGGACCGTCTGAAAGGAGGTGCAGCCGGACAGAAAAAGACCCCTGCGGCCCCAGAATCCACCAGCACGTCTGCCTCCAGAGGCTCCATCACCCTGCAGGAGTTACGCCTGCCTCTTAAGGCAGACTTTGTTTGCTCCATTGCCAACAAGCCAG AGTCAACCAAACATTCCTTCTTCATTATGATTCGGGCCGGAGCAGAGAACAATGTGGCCACTCCGCTGGCCAGCACACACCGTGGCCTCAGTGGAGACACCCTCACCTTCCCTACAAAGTTCACCAT ATCTGATGTCTCCAGTGACTTTGTCATTGATATTCAGGTCTATTGCCTG GTGCAGAAACGTGATGTTTGCagtgacaagaagaagaaacccaGCAAATCAAAG GCTATCACTCCAAAGAGACTCCTCGGAATCACA AAAAGTGTGCAGACACCAG TTGTGGCAAGTCCAGGAGGCCCCAATGCTGTTCGCACCAGTAACTTCGTCCTGGTGGGATCCCACAAGCTCACTCTGTCCTCAAttggaaaaaacaaatttccTTTGGAGAAG ATCAAATATGAACGATGTGAAAGAGAACTACTCAGTGACATGTTTCATACCAAG GTGCCGTTCTTGTGCCCCCTGGAGGGCCACATCTACCTCAAGATGCAGTGCGAAGTTGGCTcaaaggtggaggagaggggcttCCTG ACAATGTTTGAAGATGTTAGTGGATTTGGAGCCTGGCACAGGAGGTGGTGTGTCCTATCAGGATACTACATCTCCTACTGGACCTACCCAGATGATGAAAAGTGCAAG
- the anln gene encoding anillin isoform X3, with the protein MDPFTEKLLERTRARRENLQKKMADRPNAANRPMVKRPREPLADSNSVISEPATDKAPQPSSKPSPSKRLCSGENVQPAAGEENQEPLMMRPVAQILSDPPTDKKPPVVPGCRQSSSLERTATQPDVQSQLGQLKTVQPEPEKMAVTTAPQNQSCKKTEMVAASPVPQRSKDNLVEDSGPCVPGMKSRLQMLAEQRKFWDGNSTADALPDCTPLSLPKRPAEVPPAAVPSASTGNPVGRRGRLANLAATIGSWEDDLSHANIPKENTEEKPGKAVPKLAVRDATVAASPKPSANQGYSAASSKSTSSYNQQAVYSPVKSSRVFPPSPQKADIPAARPALQSVTSPQKSSNQGMTSISSPQKSYNHGAAFPSSPQKAGPSSTASVPPSPLKNQVPSKGLNLTASPQKQELRAKPAIVGPSATQEKTTAGGPVVKSFLERFGEKCQERNNQSSPAGGTIQAKTPTVTPSVTPNTRLAQDRLKASQAANTTTADLTQRQKMERESELAKIRSRFQNGNMWKNKDEATETKKITDIKEQLITPVESEVAPCEPQVESTPSISTEKPGAPTTRTPAGPVLAVSPPAMTSSPLRIVHTEEKATDETAEKEDMVTEREMNVDQSINSAVINELFDGILEQSEEEEEEDALNISSMSLLTPLAETVAAVVRSPEKRMMTSTPASSFIVKSPESDSKPSKFQRTNIIRTGSSDSVEASDEDHKLPYSISAYRSTRVKETERPHVKQVIVRKEDVSHRAEEPRGSALFSIKQKMKILTSEMNLQQSVIHQASQALNCCTDEEHGKGSQVEAEAERLVLVAMERRGALMAELDRLKGGAAGQKKTPAAPESTSTSASRGSITLQELRLPLKADFVCSIANKPESTKHSFFIMIRAGAENNVATPLASTHRGLSGDTLTFPTKFTISDVSSDFVIDIQVYCLVQKRDVCSDKKKKPSKSKAITPKRLLGITKSVQTPVVASPGGPNAVRTSNFVLVGSHKLTLSSIGKNKFPLEKIKYERCERELLSDMFHTKVPFLCPLEGHIYLKMQCEVGSKVEERGFLTMFEDVSGFGAWHRRWCVLSGYYISYWTYPDDEKCKNPIGRINLANCTSKRVEPVNREFCARPNTFELITVRPQREEDKETLVSQCKNTMCVTTNWLSADTKDERNLWMKKLNQIVVDLRMWQPDACYRPL; encoded by the exons ATGGATCCTTTTACTGAG AAACTTTTGGAGCGGACTCGGGCTCGCAgagaaaacctgcagaaaaaaatgGCAGATAGACCAAATGCAGCAAACAGACCGATGGTAAAAAGGCCCAGAGAGCCATTGGCCGACTCCAACAGTGTGATCAGTGAGCCAGCCACTGATAAAG CTCCACAGCCATCCAGCAAGCCCTCTCCCTCCAAGCGCCTGTGTTCAGGGGAAAATGTCCAGCCTGCAGCTGGTGAGGAGAACCAAGAGCCGCTGATGATGCGACCTGTGGCCCAGATACTGTCAGATCCTCCCACAGACAAGAAACCTCCAGTTGTGCCAGGCTGCAGACAATCCTCCTCCCTGGAGAGGACTGCTACCCAACCTGATGTTCAGTCTCAGCTAGGGCAGCTGAAAACTGTACAGCCAGAGCCAGAGAAGATGGCCGTCACCACTGCCCCACAAAATCAGAGCTGCAAAAAAACAGAGATGGTAGCTGCTAGTCCGGTCCCCCAGAGGTCCAAGGACAACCTGGTGGAAGATTCAGGTCCATGCGTTCCTGGCATGAAGTCACGTCTACAGATGCTAGCTGAGCAAAGAAAGTTTTGGGATGGCAATA GCACTGCTGATGCACTTCCAGACTGTACTCCTCTGTCCCTGCCGAAGAGACCAGCCGAGGTCCCACCAGCTGCCGTCCCATCCGCGTCCACAGGAAATCCAGTAGGGAGGAGAGGCAGATTGGCCAATCTCGCTGCCACCATTGGATCCTGGGAAGACGACCTAAGCCATGCTAATATCCCCAAAGAGAATACAGAAGAAAAGCCAGGCAAAGCTGTTCCCAAGTTAGCTGTCAGAGATGCCACAGTGGCTGCAAGCCCAAAACCAAGTGCCAACCAAGGCTATTCAGCTGCAAGCAGCAAGTCTACATCCAGCTATAATCAG cagGCTGTGTATTCTCCTGTCAAGTCAAGCCGAGTTTTTCCACCAAGCCCTCAGAAAGCTGACATCCCTGCTGCCAGACCAGCACTCCAGTCAGTGACTAGTCCTCAAAAGAGTTCCAACCAGGGTATGACCTCCATCTCTAGTCCTCAGAAGAGCTACAACCACGGGGCGGCCTTCCCGTCCAGTCCCCAGAAGGCCGGCCCCTCCTCCACAGCATCTGTGCCTCCAAGCCCTCTGAAGAATCAGGTCCCTTCCAAGGGCCTCAACCTCACTGCCAGCCCCCAAAAGCAAGAGCTCCGTGCCAAGCCTGCCATAGTTGGCCCCTCTGCTACCCAGGAAAAGACCACTGCTGGAGGTCCTG TTGTAAAATCTTTCCTGGAGCGCTTTGGAGAGAAGTGCCAGGAGCGTAACAACCAGAGTTCTCCAGCAGGTGGCACTATCCAGGCCAAGACTCCCACTGTAACTCCTTCAGTCACACCAAACACCAGACTGGCACAGGATAGACTCAAAGCTTCCCAGGCTGCAAACACAACCACTGCTGATCTTACCCAGAGACAGAAAATG GAGCGTGAATCTGAGCTGGCTAAGATTCGCAGTCGCTTTCAGAATGGGAACATGTGGAAGAACAAAGATGAAGCAACAGAAACCAAGAAAATCACAGATATTAAG GAACAGCTTATCACACCAGTGGAGAGTGAAGTTGCCCCATGTGAGCCACAGGTTGAATCCACACCATCCATCTCTACTGAGAAACCAGGTGCACCTACCACACGCACTCCTGCAG GTCCTGTGTTGGCGGTCTCGCCTCCAGCAATGACATCCAGCCCTCTGAGGATTGTTCATACTGAAGAGAAAGCAACTGATGAAACAGCGGAAAAAGAGGATATGGTcacggagagagagatgaacGTGGACCAGTCCATCAACTCTGCAGTTATCAACGAGCTGTTTGATGGAATTCTGgagcagagtgaggaggaggaggaggaagacgctTTGAATATCTCCTCCATGTCCCTCCTCACCCCACTGGCCGAGACTGTGGCTGCCGTGGTGAGGAGTCCAGAGAAGAGAATGATG ACGTCAACTCCAGCCAGTTCATTCATTGTGAAGTCTCCAGAGAGTGACTCCAAACCTAGCAAGTTTCAGAGGACTAATATAATACGGACTGGCTCCTCAGACAGTGTGGAGGCCTCAGATGAAGACCACAAACTACCATATAG CATTAGTGCATACAGGTCCACCAGAGTAAAGGAGACGGAGAGACCACATGTGAAGCAGGTCATTGTGAGAAAAGAGGATGTTTCTCACAGAGCAGAAGAGCCCAGAGGATCTGCTCTCTTCAGtatcaaacagaaaatgaag ATTTTGACGAGTGAGATGAACCTGCAGCAGTCAGTTATTCATCAGGCCAGTCAAGCACTCAACTGCTGCACAGATGAGGAGCACGGAAAAGGATCCCAGGTGGAGGCTGAGGCAGAGAGGCTGGTGCTGGTGGCAA TGGAGAGGAGGGGTGCGCTGATGGCAGAGCTGGACCGTCTGAAAGGAGGTGCAGCCGGACAGAAAAAGACCCCTGCGGCCCCAGAATCCACCAGCACGTCTGCCTCCAGAGGCTCCATCACCCTGCAGGAGTTACGCCTGCCTCTTAAGGCAGACTTTGTTTGCTCCATTGCCAACAAGCCAG AGTCAACCAAACATTCCTTCTTCATTATGATTCGGGCCGGAGCAGAGAACAATGTGGCCACTCCGCTGGCCAGCACACACCGTGGCCTCAGTGGAGACACCCTCACCTTCCCTACAAAGTTCACCAT ATCTGATGTCTCCAGTGACTTTGTCATTGATATTCAGGTCTATTGCCTG GTGCAGAAACGTGATGTTTGCagtgacaagaagaagaaacccaGCAAATCAAAG GCTATCACTCCAAAGAGACTCCTCGGAATCACA AAAAGTGTGCAGACACCAG TTGTGGCAAGTCCAGGAGGCCCCAATGCTGTTCGCACCAGTAACTTCGTCCTGGTGGGATCCCACAAGCTCACTCTGTCCTCAAttggaaaaaacaaatttccTTTGGAGAAG ATCAAATATGAACGATGTGAAAGAGAACTACTCAGTGACATGTTTCATACCAAG GTGCCGTTCTTGTGCCCCCTGGAGGGCCACATCTACCTCAAGATGCAGTGCGAAGTTGGCTcaaaggtggaggagaggggcttCCTG ACAATGTTTGAAGATGTTAGTGGATTTGGAGCCTGGCACAGGAGGTGGTGTGTCCTATCAGGATACTACATCTCCTACTGGACCTACCCAGATGATGAAAAGTGCAAG
- the anln gene encoding anillin isoform X1 — protein sequence MDPFTEKLLERTRARRENLQKKMADRPNAANRPMVKRPREPLADSNSVISEPATDKAPQPSSKPSPSKRLCSGENVQPAAGEENQEPLMMRPVAQILSDPPTDKKPPVVPGCRQSSSLERTATQPDVQSQLGQLKTVQPEPEKMAVTTAPQNQSCKKTEMVAASPVPQRSKDNLVEDSGPCVPGMKSRLQMLAEQRKFWDGNSTADALPDCTPLSLPKRPAEVPPAAVPSASTGNPVGRRGRLANLAATIGSWEDDLSHANIPKENTEEKPGKAVPKLAVRDATVAASPKPSANQGYSAASSKSTSSYNQQAVYSPVKSSRVFPPSPQKADIPAARPALQSVTSPQKSSNQGMTSISSPQKSYNHGAAFPSSPQKAGPSSTASVPPSPLKNQVPSKGLNLTASPQKQELRAKPAIVGPSATQEKTTAGGPVVKSFLERFGEKCQERNNQSSPAGGTIQAKTPTVTPSVTPNTRLAQDRLKASQAANTTTADLTQRQKMERESELAKIRSRFQNGNMWKNKDEATETKKITDIKEQLITPVESEVAPCEPQVESTPSISTEKPGAPTTRTPAAGPVLAVSPPAMTSSPLRIVHTEEKATDETAEKEDMVTEREMNVDQSINSAVINELFDGILEQSEEEEEEDALNISSMSLLTPLAETVAAVVRSPEKRMMTSTPASSFIVKSPESDSKPSKFQRTNIIRTGSSDSVEASDEDHKLPYSISAYRSTRVKETERPHVKQVIVRKEDVSHRAEEPRGSALFSIKQKMKILTSEMNLQQSVIHQASQALNCCTDEEHGKGSQVEAEAERLVLVAMERRGALMAELDRLKGGAAGQKKTPAAPESTSTSASRGSITLQELRLPLKADFVCSIANKPESTKHSFFIMIRAGAENNVATPLASTHRGLSGDTLTFPTKFTISDVSSDFVIDIQVYCLVQKRDVCSDKKKKPSKSKAITPKRLLGITKSVQTPVVASPGGPNAVRTSNFVLVGSHKLTLSSIGKNKFPLEKIKYERCERELLSDMFHTKVPFLCPLEGHIYLKMQCEVGSKVEERGFLTMFEDVSGFGAWHRRWCVLSGYYISYWTYPDDEKCKNPIGRINLANCTSKRVEPVNREFCARPNTFELITVRPQREEDKETLVSQCKNTMCVTTNWLSADTKDERNLWMKKLNQIVVDLRMWQPDACYRPL from the exons ATGGATCCTTTTACTGAG AAACTTTTGGAGCGGACTCGGGCTCGCAgagaaaacctgcagaaaaaaatgGCAGATAGACCAAATGCAGCAAACAGACCGATGGTAAAAAGGCCCAGAGAGCCATTGGCCGACTCCAACAGTGTGATCAGTGAGCCAGCCACTGATAAAG CTCCACAGCCATCCAGCAAGCCCTCTCCCTCCAAGCGCCTGTGTTCAGGGGAAAATGTCCAGCCTGCAGCTGGTGAGGAGAACCAAGAGCCGCTGATGATGCGACCTGTGGCCCAGATACTGTCAGATCCTCCCACAGACAAGAAACCTCCAGTTGTGCCAGGCTGCAGACAATCCTCCTCCCTGGAGAGGACTGCTACCCAACCTGATGTTCAGTCTCAGCTAGGGCAGCTGAAAACTGTACAGCCAGAGCCAGAGAAGATGGCCGTCACCACTGCCCCACAAAATCAGAGCTGCAAAAAAACAGAGATGGTAGCTGCTAGTCCGGTCCCCCAGAGGTCCAAGGACAACCTGGTGGAAGATTCAGGTCCATGCGTTCCTGGCATGAAGTCACGTCTACAGATGCTAGCTGAGCAAAGAAAGTTTTGGGATGGCAATA GCACTGCTGATGCACTTCCAGACTGTACTCCTCTGTCCCTGCCGAAGAGACCAGCCGAGGTCCCACCAGCTGCCGTCCCATCCGCGTCCACAGGAAATCCAGTAGGGAGGAGAGGCAGATTGGCCAATCTCGCTGCCACCATTGGATCCTGGGAAGACGACCTAAGCCATGCTAATATCCCCAAAGAGAATACAGAAGAAAAGCCAGGCAAAGCTGTTCCCAAGTTAGCTGTCAGAGATGCCACAGTGGCTGCAAGCCCAAAACCAAGTGCCAACCAAGGCTATTCAGCTGCAAGCAGCAAGTCTACATCCAGCTATAATCAG cagGCTGTGTATTCTCCTGTCAAGTCAAGCCGAGTTTTTCCACCAAGCCCTCAGAAAGCTGACATCCCTGCTGCCAGACCAGCACTCCAGTCAGTGACTAGTCCTCAAAAGAGTTCCAACCAGGGTATGACCTCCATCTCTAGTCCTCAGAAGAGCTACAACCACGGGGCGGCCTTCCCGTCCAGTCCCCAGAAGGCCGGCCCCTCCTCCACAGCATCTGTGCCTCCAAGCCCTCTGAAGAATCAGGTCCCTTCCAAGGGCCTCAACCTCACTGCCAGCCCCCAAAAGCAAGAGCTCCGTGCCAAGCCTGCCATAGTTGGCCCCTCTGCTACCCAGGAAAAGACCACTGCTGGAGGTCCTG TTGTAAAATCTTTCCTGGAGCGCTTTGGAGAGAAGTGCCAGGAGCGTAACAACCAGAGTTCTCCAGCAGGTGGCACTATCCAGGCCAAGACTCCCACTGTAACTCCTTCAGTCACACCAAACACCAGACTGGCACAGGATAGACTCAAAGCTTCCCAGGCTGCAAACACAACCACTGCTGATCTTACCCAGAGACAGAAAATG GAGCGTGAATCTGAGCTGGCTAAGATTCGCAGTCGCTTTCAGAATGGGAACATGTGGAAGAACAAAGATGAAGCAACAGAAACCAAGAAAATCACAGATATTAAG GAACAGCTTATCACACCAGTGGAGAGTGAAGTTGCCCCATGTGAGCCACAGGTTGAATCCACACCATCCATCTCTACTGAGAAACCAGGTGCACCTACCACACGCACTCCTGCAG CAGGTCCTGTGTTGGCGGTCTCGCCTCCAGCAATGACATCCAGCCCTCTGAGGATTGTTCATACTGAAGAGAAAGCAACTGATGAAACAGCGGAAAAAGAGGATATGGTcacggagagagagatgaacGTGGACCAGTCCATCAACTCTGCAGTTATCAACGAGCTGTTTGATGGAATTCTGgagcagagtgaggaggaggaggaggaagacgctTTGAATATCTCCTCCATGTCCCTCCTCACCCCACTGGCCGAGACTGTGGCTGCCGTGGTGAGGAGTCCAGAGAAGAGAATGATG ACGTCAACTCCAGCCAGTTCATTCATTGTGAAGTCTCCAGAGAGTGACTCCAAACCTAGCAAGTTTCAGAGGACTAATATAATACGGACTGGCTCCTCAGACAGTGTGGAGGCCTCAGATGAAGACCACAAACTACCATATAG CATTAGTGCATACAGGTCCACCAGAGTAAAGGAGACGGAGAGACCACATGTGAAGCAGGTCATTGTGAGAAAAGAGGATGTTTCTCACAGAGCAGAAGAGCCCAGAGGATCTGCTCTCTTCAGtatcaaacagaaaatgaag ATTTTGACGAGTGAGATGAACCTGCAGCAGTCAGTTATTCATCAGGCCAGTCAAGCACTCAACTGCTGCACAGATGAGGAGCACGGAAAAGGATCCCAGGTGGAGGCTGAGGCAGAGAGGCTGGTGCTGGTGGCAA TGGAGAGGAGGGGTGCGCTGATGGCAGAGCTGGACCGTCTGAAAGGAGGTGCAGCCGGACAGAAAAAGACCCCTGCGGCCCCAGAATCCACCAGCACGTCTGCCTCCAGAGGCTCCATCACCCTGCAGGAGTTACGCCTGCCTCTTAAGGCAGACTTTGTTTGCTCCATTGCCAACAAGCCAG AGTCAACCAAACATTCCTTCTTCATTATGATTCGGGCCGGAGCAGAGAACAATGTGGCCACTCCGCTGGCCAGCACACACCGTGGCCTCAGTGGAGACACCCTCACCTTCCCTACAAAGTTCACCAT ATCTGATGTCTCCAGTGACTTTGTCATTGATATTCAGGTCTATTGCCTG GTGCAGAAACGTGATGTTTGCagtgacaagaagaagaaacccaGCAAATCAAAG GCTATCACTCCAAAGAGACTCCTCGGAATCACA AAAAGTGTGCAGACACCAG TTGTGGCAAGTCCAGGAGGCCCCAATGCTGTTCGCACCAGTAACTTCGTCCTGGTGGGATCCCACAAGCTCACTCTGTCCTCAAttggaaaaaacaaatttccTTTGGAGAAG ATCAAATATGAACGATGTGAAAGAGAACTACTCAGTGACATGTTTCATACCAAG GTGCCGTTCTTGTGCCCCCTGGAGGGCCACATCTACCTCAAGATGCAGTGCGAAGTTGGCTcaaaggtggaggagaggggcttCCTG ACAATGTTTGAAGATGTTAGTGGATTTGGAGCCTGGCACAGGAGGTGGTGTGTCCTATCAGGATACTACATCTCCTACTGGACCTACCCAGATGATGAAAAGTGCAAG